Proteins encoded within one genomic window of Acidimicrobiales bacterium:
- a CDS encoding Ig domain-containing protein — translation MRRTPGRWASAGIVALAVSAVAIGLVGTGPAGAQATDVHAFMTLYGWVDNSPPGPVIAHPCLHATAGGTGTYADPVTFATDVSELGWCQVIYVPYMHRYFIHEDECSECDRDWNNLHLYRFDMWAGGDAASRHKPERRALLRCESTWTNANSVTDPNNPSIVVDPPPGLPVTTAPIFSPTTGCWSGPVAEADPGKQTGVVLSRVVLQIHAIDSTAGQTLSYRAIGLPPGLSIDATSGLVSGVPTTRGRHKVTVTAADATNSASATFVWVIKRH, via the coding sequence GTGCGGAGGACACCCGGGCGGTGGGCGTCTGCGGGCATCGTCGCCCTGGCCGTGTCGGCCGTGGCGATCGGCCTGGTCGGCACCGGGCCCGCCGGCGCGCAGGCCACCGACGTCCACGCCTTCATGACGCTCTACGGCTGGGTCGACAACTCGCCCCCCGGGCCCGTCATCGCCCACCCGTGCCTCCACGCCACCGCCGGAGGGACGGGGACGTACGCCGACCCGGTCACCTTCGCCACCGACGTCAGCGAGCTCGGCTGGTGCCAGGTCATCTACGTGCCGTACATGCACCGTTACTTCATCCACGAGGACGAGTGCTCAGAGTGCGACCGTGACTGGAACAACCTCCACCTCTACCGCTTCGACATGTGGGCGGGCGGGGACGCGGCGTCGCGCCACAAGCCCGAGCGTCGCGCCCTGCTCCGGTGCGAGAGCACGTGGACGAACGCCAACTCCGTCACCGATCCGAACAACCCGTCGATCGTCGTCGATCCTCCGCCGGGCCTGCCCGTCACGACGGCGCCGATCTTCTCTCCCACGACCGGATGTTGGAGCGGTCCCGTCGCGGAGGCCGACCCCGGGAAGCAGACGGGTGTGGTCTTGTCGAGGGTGGTGCTGCAGATCCACGCCATCGACTCCACCGCCGGCCAGACGCTCTCCTACCGTGCGATCGGGCTCCCTCCGGGACTGTCGATCGACGCCACGTCGGGCCTCGTTTCGGGCGTGCCGACGACACGCGGTCGGCACAAGGTCACCGTCACGGCGGCCGATGCGACGAACAGCGCCAGCGCCACGTTCGTCTGGGTGATCAAGCGACACTGA
- a CDS encoding maleylpyruvate isomerase N-terminal domain-containing protein — MSDPVVHDSDTWGLIHTERAALAGTLGALAPGRWSEPSLCTGWSVRVAAAHVLAGAEQTPGRLFRRMAANGFRFDTMMDREARRLAAASPPPTSTAPTAPGPRCRAPACRC; from the coding sequence ATGTCTGACCCTGTCGTCCACGACTCCGACACCTGGGGCCTGATCCACACGGAGCGGGCGGCCCTGGCCGGCACGCTCGGCGCCCTCGCCCCGGGCCGGTGGAGCGAGCCGTCGCTGTGCACCGGGTGGTCGGTGCGGGTGGCCGCCGCCCACGTCCTGGCGGGGGCCGAGCAGACCCCGGGCCGGCTCTTCCGGCGCATGGCGGCCAACGGGTTCCGCTTCGACACGATGATGGACCGCGAGGCCCGGCGCCTGGCCGCCGCCTCTCCGCCACCGACCTCGACTGCTCCCACGGCGCCGGGCCCGAGGTGTCGGGCCCCGGCATGTCGCTGCTGA
- a CDS encoding tyrosine-type recombinase/integrase, with the protein MYRKRDGEPLTFGTQAQRLIPVAQDVSVPIGLRDRAVLEVFYSCGLRRGELISLWLRDVDFERGTVFVRRGKGARPRGALPCMALLWHNDGMTRVRVSTTVDEDLLGNARRLRSQLTDAALLDEALRALVARHRATEIDAAYSVYERHPLDEPDEWGDLASFRDSAAAS; encoded by the coding sequence GTGTATCGCAAGCGCGACGGAGAGCCCCTGACCTTCGGCACTCAGGCCCAGCGCCTCATCCCCGTGGCCCAGGACGTCTCTGTGCCCATTGGGCTGCGAGATCGTGCCGTGCTGGAAGTCTTCTACTCCTGCGGGCTTCGCCGGGGCGAGCTCATCTCGTTGTGGCTCCGAGACGTCGACTTCGAGCGGGGAACGGTGTTCGTCCGCCGTGGCAAGGGGGCCAGGCCGCGTGGGGCCCTGCCCTGCATGGCATTGTTATGGCATAATGATGGCATGACTCGGGTGAGAGTAAGCACGACGGTTGACGAGGATCTCCTGGGGAATGCGAGACGGCTGCGTTCGCAGCTCACCGACGCAGCCCTTTTGGACGAAGCCCTCCGCGCCCTGGTCGCACGGCATAGAGCCACCGAGATCGATGCGGCCTACAGCGTCTACGAGCGACATCCACTCGACGAACCCGACGAGTGGGGTGATTTGGCTTCATTTCGCGACTCTGCCGCTGCATCGTGA
- the lepB gene encoding signal peptidase I has translation MTVDDLPATADATAARPSRPQSRLRVLLGWVVFIAVVLVVAIVARAYVVQTFYVPTPSMVPTLMPGDRILVDKLFSTVHRGDIVVFHDVSADQGGPPILVKRVIGLPGETISSEGNTVLIDGRPLRESWLVPLTGMCTQASEHIKTTHITADHYFVMGDCRGDSDDSRYWGTVRASNIVGKVDVVVWRSGHPWFHWF, from the coding sequence ATGACGGTCGACGACCTCCCGGCCACGGCCGACGCAACTGCGGCGCGACCGTCGCGCCCGCAGTCCCGGTTGCGGGTCCTCCTCGGATGGGTGGTGTTCATCGCGGTCGTGCTCGTCGTTGCCATCGTCGCCCGCGCCTACGTCGTCCAGACGTTCTACGTGCCCACGCCGTCCATGGTCCCGACCCTGATGCCGGGGGACCGGATCCTGGTGGACAAGCTCTTCTCGACGGTCCACCGCGGCGACATCGTCGTCTTCCACGACGTGTCGGCGGACCAGGGCGGTCCGCCGATCCTGGTCAAGCGCGTGATCGGCCTGCCGGGGGAGACCATCTCGTCGGAGGGCAACACGGTGCTGATCGACGGCAGGCCCCTCCGGGAGTCGTGGCTCGTCCCGCTCACCGGCATGTGCACGCAGGCCAGCGAGCACATCAAGACGACGCACATAACCGCCGACCACTACTTCGTCATGGGCGACTGCCGGGGCGACTCGGACGACAGCCGCTACTGGGGCACGGTGCGCGCCTCGAACATCGTGGGGAAGGTGGACGTGGTCGTGTGGCGCTCCGGGCACCCCTGGTTCCACTGGTTCTGA
- a CDS encoding IS1595 family transposase has protein sequence MAGKSTFTDLAAAIPDEAAAYEYLEGLRWPSGTPVCPHCGYKGANYIRPLNGKTRRTRTGAQSARRLWQCQSCRKQFSAMTGTIFHGSKVPLRTWLFVIFEMASSKNGMAAREIERKYGVAPKTAWFMAHRLREAMKAKGPQFLMAGTIVADETWIGGTPSRMNKKTRARMEGRKEEPVPVVPGAPRPNQLTAKTPVLSLINARTGEVRSRVVPTVDGKVLRKVIAEQVDMARSELWTDEGGWYGQIGEEFKAHKTVNHSEDEYVNLSTGVTTNHAEGYFAQLKRSIDGTHHKVSREHLPRYLTEFDFRYSTSAMSDRGRMMRLVDGADGRRLSYKRVKGG, from the coding sequence ATGGCTGGTAAGAGCACCTTTACGGACCTGGCAGCGGCGATCCCCGACGAGGCGGCCGCCTACGAGTACCTGGAAGGCCTCCGGTGGCCGTCTGGGACGCCCGTGTGCCCCCACTGTGGCTACAAGGGGGCCAACTACATCCGGCCCCTGAACGGGAAGACCAGGCGCACCAGGACCGGCGCTCAGTCGGCTCGGCGGCTGTGGCAGTGCCAGTCCTGCCGCAAGCAGTTCTCGGCCATGACCGGGACCATCTTCCACGGCTCCAAGGTCCCCTTGCGGACGTGGCTGTTCGTCATCTTTGAAATGGCGTCGAGCAAGAACGGCATGGCGGCTCGCGAGATCGAGCGCAAGTACGGCGTGGCTCCGAAGACGGCGTGGTTCATGGCGCATCGACTCCGTGAGGCGATGAAGGCCAAGGGGCCGCAGTTCCTCATGGCAGGCACGATCGTGGCCGACGAAACGTGGATCGGTGGCACGCCCAGCCGCATGAACAAGAAGACGCGTGCTCGGATGGAGGGCCGGAAAGAGGAGCCGGTGCCGGTGGTGCCCGGAGCACCTCGCCCCAACCAACTGACGGCCAAGACGCCCGTTCTTTCGCTCATCAATGCCCGGACGGGTGAGGTTCGCTCCCGCGTGGTCCCCACGGTGGACGGCAAGGTGCTCCGCAAGGTCATCGCCGAGCAGGTCGACATGGCCCGTAGCGAACTGTGGACCGACGAGGGTGGCTGGTACGGCCAGATCGGGGAGGAGTTCAAGGCGCACAAGACGGTCAACCACAGCGAGGACGAGTACGTGAACCTCAGCACCGGTGTCACGACCAACCACGCCGAGGGCTACTTCGCCCAGTTGAAGAGATCGATTGACGGCACCCACCACAAGGTCAGCCGCGAGCACCTGCCGCGCTACCTGACGGAGTTCGATTTCCGGTACTCCACCAGCGCCATGAGCGACCGGGGCCGCATGATGCGGCTGGTGGACGGAGCCGATGGCCGCAGGCTCAGCTACAAGCGGGTCAAGGGGGGCTGA
- a CDS encoding type II toxin-antitoxin system PemK/MazF family toxin codes for MWWCEPPDIGRRPVVVLSRDAAIPRLRRALVAPCTTTIRGLLSEVVLEPGDDPIPRRCAINLDSVESVSVAVVVERLGRLSDARMSEVCAALEVAVDCAG; via the coding sequence GTGTGGTGGTGCGAGCCTCCGGACATCGGGCGCCGGCCGGTTGTCGTCCTGTCTCGTGACGCTGCCATCCCGAGGCTTCGTCGAGCCCTCGTTGCTCCATGCACAACGACGATCCGCGGTCTGCTCAGCGAAGTCGTGCTCGAGCCCGGAGACGATCCAATTCCACGACGATGCGCGATAAACCTCGACTCCGTTGAGAGCGTCTCAGTTGCAGTAGTCGTCGAACGCCTCGGGCGGCTCAGTGACGCACGAATGAGTGAAGTCTGCGCGGCGCTCGAAGTTGCTGTTGATTGCGCAGGTTGA
- a CDS encoding phosphomannose isomerase type II C-terminal cupin domain, with protein MHSERDDRPWGSYTVLDDAPGHKVKRIEVLPERRLSYQRHARRGEHWFVVAGHADVTLNGTVHRLGAGDAIDIPKGAAHRIANAGDTTLVFVEVQVGDYFGEDDIERLEDDFGRAG; from the coding sequence ATGCACAGCGAGCGCGACGACCGTCCCTGGGGGTCGTACACGGTCCTCGACGACGCCCCGGGTCACAAGGTGAAGCGCATCGAGGTCCTGCCCGAGCGCCGCCTCAGCTACCAGCGCCATGCACGACGTGGCGAGCACTGGTTCGTCGTGGCGGGCCACGCCGACGTGACGCTGAACGGCACCGTCCATCGCCTCGGGGCCGGGGACGCCATCGACATCCCGAAGGGCGCCGCCCACCGGATCGCCAACGCCGGTGACACCACGCTCGTGTTCGTCGAGGTCCAGGTGGGCGACTACTTCGGTGAGGACGACATCGAGCGGCTCGAGGACGACTTCGGT